In one window of candidate division KSB1 bacterium DNA:
- the tuf gene encoding elongation factor Tu (EF-Tu; promotes GTP-dependent binding of aminoacyl-tRNA to the A-site of ribosomes during protein biosynthesis; when the tRNA anticodon matches the mRNA codon, GTP hydrolysis results; the inactive EF-Tu-GDP leaves the ribosome and release of GDP is promoted by elongation factor Ts; many prokaryotes have two copies of the gene encoding EF-Tu), which produces GTIRLPEGVEMVMPGDNVTMEVELITPIAMEEGLRFAIREGGRTVGAGVVGKIIE; this is translated from the coding sequence CGGGGACGATACGGTTGCCGGAGGGGGTGGAGATGGTGATGCCGGGGGACAATGTGACGATGGAGGTGGAGTTGATCACGCCGATCGCGATGGAGGAGGGGTTGCGGTTTGCCATTCGTGAGGGTGGGCGCACCGTGGGCGCCGGCGTGGTCGGCAAAATCATCGAATAG
- the rpmG gene encoding 50S ribosomal protein L33 — translation MQEIITLECSECKNRNYSTTKDRKKHTAKLELKKYCPFCRHHTLHKETK, via the coding sequence ATGCAGGAAATCATCACGCTGGAATGCTCAGAGTGCAAGAATCGGAACTACAGCACCACTAAAGACAGGAAGAAGCACACGGCGAAGCTCGAGCTCAAGAAGTATTGTCCCTTCTGCAGACACCACACCCTGCACAAGGAGACGAAGTAG
- the secE gene encoding preprotein translocase subunit SecE: MNERSFFWDKRQTRERPMFEKAINFLREVKIEMAKVSWPTREELKGSTTIVIVTTLLFAVFIFIADQIISRIVGVIFRLAG; encoded by the coding sequence GTGAACGAACGCTCTTTCTTTTGGGACAAGAGGCAAACGCGAGAGCGCCCCATGTTTGAAAAGGCAATCAATTTTCTGCGCGAAGTAAAGATTGAAATGGCGAAGGTGAGCTGGCCGACACGCGAAGAGCTCAAAGGCTCCACGACGATTGTTATCGTCACTACTTTGCTGTTCGCGGTGTTCATCTTTATCGCCGACCAGATCATTTCGCGCATCGTTGGGGTAATCTTCAGGTTGGCGGGGTAA
- the nusG gene encoding transcription termination/antitermination protein NusG, giving the protein MSAEIDAAPERVAADSEELKWYAVHVLSGHERKVKAYLDNEIDKSGLRHKIKEVLLPAEQVTEMRQGKKRTRNRIFFTGYLFLHMVLDKETQHLVLNTPGITNFVGSKAKPEPLRPDEIDRILGRVDESRAKERIHVPFRVGDAIKVIDGPFTDFTGVVQEIYEDKNKLRVMVSIFGRSTPVELDFLQVELES; this is encoded by the coding sequence GTGAGTGCGGAGATAGATGCAGCGCCGGAAAGAGTCGCTGCGGATAGTGAGGAGCTCAAGTGGTACGCCGTGCACGTGCTTTCCGGGCATGAGCGCAAGGTGAAGGCCTATCTCGACAACGAGATCGACAAGAGCGGCCTCCGCCACAAGATCAAGGAAGTGCTTCTGCCCGCAGAGCAGGTCACGGAAATGCGACAGGGGAAGAAGCGGACAAGGAACCGTATCTTCTTCACCGGGTACCTGTTCCTGCACATGGTGCTGGACAAAGAGACGCAGCACTTGGTGCTGAACACCCCTGGCATCACCAATTTCGTCGGTTCCAAGGCCAAACCCGAGCCGCTGCGCCCTGACGAAATCGACCGCATTTTGGGCCGCGTGGACGAGAGCCGTGCCAAGGAACGCATTCACGTGCCGTTCCGCGTGGGGGATGCCATTAAGGTCATAGATGGCCCCTTTACGGACTTTACCGGGGTGGTGCAGGAGATTTATGAGGACAAGAACAAGTTGCGCGTCATGGTGAGCATTTTCGGCAGGTCTACCCCGGTTGAGCTTGATTTTCTGCAGGTGGAACTGGAATCGTAG
- the rplK gene encoding 50S ribosomal protein L11 produces the protein MAKKIIATVKLQIPAGNATPSPPVGPALGQHGVNIMEFCKAFNARTQDKMGYIIPVVITIYADRTFTFVTKTPPAAVLLKKAAGIEKGSGEPNRTRVGTVTKAQVREIAMTKMADLNANSLESAISMIEGTARSMGITVVE, from the coding sequence ATGGCCAAGAAGATCATCGCAACAGTGAAGTTACAGATCCCGGCGGGTAATGCTACGCCTTCACCACCGGTGGGGCCTGCTCTTGGGCAACACGGGGTGAACATCATGGAGTTCTGCAAGGCGTTCAACGCGCGCACGCAGGACAAGATGGGTTACATCATCCCCGTGGTGATCACCATCTACGCGGACCGCACCTTCACCTTTGTGACCAAGACACCCCCGGCGGCGGTGTTGCTCAAGAAGGCGGCGGGAATCGAGAAGGGCTCGGGCGAACCAAACCGTACGCGGGTGGGCACCGTGACCAAAGCCCAGGTGCGAGAAATCGCCATGACGAAGATGGCGGACCTGAACGCCAATAGTCTGGAGAGCGCCATTTCGATGATCGAAGGAACTGCCCGCAGCATGGGCATTACGGTGGTGGAGTGA
- the rplA gene encoding 50S ribosomal protein L1, protein MKRSKRFREAVSKRDPSKQYTLAEAVKLVKEAATAKFDETVEISVRLGVDPRHADQMVRGSVTLPHGLGKTKRVLVLTKGDKEKEALEAGADYVGLDEYLEKIQAGWLEFDAVVATPDVMSQVGKLGKILGPRGLMPNPKSGTVTFNVAEAVREIKAGKVDFRVDKYGILHVPLGKASFPAEKLAENVKAFMEAVVRLKPPTAKGQYVRSVTLSSTMGPGIKVDRSALLDEVRA, encoded by the coding sequence ATGAAACGGAGCAAACGATTTCGCGAAGCGGTAAGCAAACGGGATCCGTCTAAGCAGTACACCCTGGCCGAGGCGGTGAAACTGGTCAAGGAGGCCGCTACGGCAAAGTTCGATGAGACGGTGGAGATTAGCGTCCGTCTGGGCGTGGACCCGCGTCATGCGGACCAGATGGTGCGCGGCTCGGTGACGCTGCCCCATGGCCTGGGCAAGACCAAGCGGGTATTGGTCCTGACCAAAGGCGACAAAGAGAAGGAGGCGTTAGAAGCAGGCGCTGACTACGTGGGGCTGGACGAGTACCTGGAGAAGATTCAGGCGGGTTGGCTCGAATTTGACGCGGTGGTAGCAACGCCGGACGTGATGAGCCAGGTGGGCAAGCTGGGCAAGATCCTCGGGCCCCGTGGCCTGATGCCCAACCCGAAGAGTGGCACCGTGACCTTTAACGTGGCAGAGGCGGTGAGAGAAATCAAGGCCGGCAAGGTCGATTTCCGCGTGGATAAGTATGGCATTCTGCACGTGCCCTTGGGGAAGGCGTCTTTCCCGGCCGAGAAGCTTGCTGAGAATGTGAAGGCCTTTATGGAGGCGGTGGTGCGTCTGAAGCCGCCTACGGCGAAGGGGCAATACGTGCGGAGCGTCACCTTGTCCAGCACCATGGGCCCAGGCATCAAGGTGGATCGGAGCGCATTGTTGGATGAAGTACGCGCGTGA
- the rplJ gene encoding 50S ribosomal protein L10, translating to MARPEKERVVAEVSEGLTRARGIYVTDFSGLNVEEVTELRKTLRDANVQYRVVKNTLARRSVRQAGYEALLPHLTGPTAFALSFDDPGVPARVLRDFAQKKNKLAIKAIVYEGELIDASRVDEICNLPPRNVMVARLLGTMNAPLTRLVYTLNGVLAQFVRVLDAIRAQKEGQTSL from the coding sequence ATGGCAAGACCAGAGAAAGAACGGGTGGTCGCTGAGGTCAGTGAGGGGTTGACACGGGCGCGCGGGATCTACGTCACCGACTTTTCCGGGCTGAATGTGGAGGAGGTGACTGAGCTGCGCAAGACCCTGCGCGACGCGAACGTACAGTACAGGGTAGTCAAGAATACACTAGCGCGGCGTTCGGTGAGACAGGCAGGGTATGAGGCTCTGCTTCCTCACCTAACGGGCCCCACGGCGTTCGCCTTGAGCTTCGATGACCCCGGTGTGCCCGCCCGGGTTCTTCGCGATTTTGCGCAGAAAAAGAACAAGCTGGCCATTAAGGCCATCGTGTACGAAGGCGAGTTGATTGATGCGTCACGTGTGGACGAGATTTGTAACCTTCCTCCGCGCAACGTGATGGTGGCACGGCTGCTCGGCACCATGAATGCGCCCCTGACAAGGTTGGTCTACACCCTCAACGGTGTGCTGGCGCAATTCGTCAGGGTGTTGGATGCTATCCGTGCCCAAAAGGAAGGGCAAACCTCGCTCTAA
- the rplL gene encoding 50S ribosomal protein L7/L12: MAEEKSAQAGTETVATKGGDGKIEAVIKAVEGLTVLELAQLVKALEERFGVTAAAPVVAAAPVAGAPAAGPAGAAAEEKSEFSVILQSAGAQKIQVIKVVRQLTNLGLKEAKDLVEGAPAPIKEGVSKEEANEIKAKLEEAGATVVLK, from the coding sequence ATGGCGGAAGAGAAATCTGCCCAGGCAGGGACAGAGACAGTAGCGACCAAGGGTGGCGATGGGAAAATTGAGGCAGTGATCAAGGCGGTGGAAGGCCTCACCGTGCTGGAGCTGGCACAGTTAGTGAAGGCTCTGGAGGAACGGTTTGGCGTCACCGCCGCAGCGCCGGTGGTGGCTGCTGCGCCTGTGGCTGGCGCACCCGCTGCTGGGCCGGCTGGGGCTGCTGCGGAAGAAAAGTCCGAGTTCTCCGTCATCTTGCAGTCTGCCGGTGCTCAGAAGATCCAGGTGATCAAAGTCGTACGCCAGCTGACCAACCTGGGCCTCAAGGAGGCAAAGGACCTGGTCGAGGGCGCACCGGCCCCCATCAAGGAAGGGGTCTCCAAAGAGGAGGCAAACGAAATCAAAGCCAAACTGGAAGAAGCTGGCGCTACGGTCGTGCTGAAGTAG
- the rpoB gene encoding DNA-directed RNA polymerase subunit beta: MANVAQIARKSFSKISSAIELPDLLDVQLKSFDEFLQPNVPPDKRLNQGLQAVFQSVFPIVDSRENFRLDFVEYYVERPRYTVQECQERGVTYAVPLKAKLRLSIKDEYGDKDSYTETIEQVVYLGNIPYMTERGTFIINGAERIVVSQLHRSPGVFFDELRHPNGQKLYSARVIPLRGSWVEFTTDINDVMYVYIDRRKKFPVTTLLRAIGYSTDSELLSLFDLSVEVPAKADQLRPYLHHIALEDIVDRESGELLCERDQELTEDTIAQLDRSSIEKVRLLRPEGPSGPEIISNTLRKDTARSEEDALETIYRQLRAGEPPDLEAARGLVERLFFNPKRYDLGRVGRYRLNKKLGLDIPLDVTVLTKEDIVAIIKYLVDLREGTREADDIDHLGNRRVRTVGEQLAQQMSVGLSRMARTIKERMNLRESENLTPQDLVNARTILSVINTFFGTSQLSQFMDQTNPLAELTHKRRLSALGPGGLTRERAGFEVRDVHYTHYGRLCPIETPEGPNIGLISSLTTYGRLNELGFIETPYRKVVNGRVTDEIVYLAADEEENQIVAQANAPLDKDGRFLQDRVKARLRGDFPVVAPEQVSYMDVSPTQTVSAAAALIPFLEHDDANRALMGSNMQRQAVPLLRPELPLVGTGLEAKVARDSRALIVSDVDGVVEEVDADHIVIRVDPPTDPKSAVEELLDFEDRSRRVYHLTKFMRTNQDTCINQRPLVTQGQRVSKNQVLADGFATDRGELALGRNVLVAFVPWRGYNFEDAIIVSERIVREDIFTSLHIEEFDLQVRDTKRGEEELTREIPNVSEDATKDLDENGVVRVGAEVQAGDILVGKVTPKGETDPTPEEKLLKAIFGEKAGDVKDASLKVPPGVKGIVINTRLFTRKKKDAKSKKQEKKMLDELTLWRQEEEQKARRLRDEKLTKVLDGKTAQVVRDIQTDKALIKAKTVLKADGNLARVDFERVNFQAEVTDDPEANQLAREIIRRYQQRMEAIEQEFEQRKLKLTMGDELPPGIVQLAKVYVAKKRKLSVGDKMAGRHGNKGVVSKIVPVEDMPFLPDGTPVDVVLNPLGVPSRMNLGQILECNLGWAAAKLNQLYASPVFDGATYEEVVEELKKAGLPPDGKTILYDGRTGEPFDQPVTVGYMYLMKLSHLVEDKIHARSIGPYSLITQQPLGGKAQFGGQRFGEMEVWALEAYGAAHTLQEILTVKSDDVRGRSKVYEAIVKGDNLPEPGLPESFNVLIRELQGLGLDVELIDGRMPQWAVRKKGSQGMKPVDGKPVIQG, from the coding sequence TTGGCGAACGTTGCGCAGATAGCGAGAAAATCTTTCTCGAAAATCTCATCGGCCATTGAGCTGCCTGACCTCTTGGACGTCCAGCTCAAGTCTTTCGATGAGTTCTTGCAGCCGAACGTGCCCCCTGACAAGCGTCTGAATCAGGGGCTGCAGGCGGTGTTCCAATCGGTCTTCCCCATCGTGGATAGCCGTGAGAACTTTCGGCTGGACTTTGTGGAGTACTACGTCGAAAGGCCTCGCTACACGGTCCAAGAGTGCCAGGAGCGTGGGGTGACCTACGCCGTCCCCCTCAAGGCCAAGCTTCGCCTTTCCATCAAGGACGAGTACGGGGACAAGGATTCCTATACCGAGACCATTGAGCAGGTGGTCTATCTCGGCAACATCCCCTACATGACCGAGCGCGGCACCTTCATCATCAACGGTGCCGAACGGATTGTGGTCAGTCAACTGCACCGTTCGCCTGGCGTGTTCTTTGACGAACTTCGGCATCCGAACGGCCAGAAGCTGTACAGTGCCCGTGTTATCCCCTTGCGCGGCTCGTGGGTGGAGTTCACCACCGACATCAATGACGTGATGTACGTGTACATCGACCGCCGCAAGAAGTTCCCGGTCACCACCCTATTGCGCGCCATTGGCTACTCTACCGACAGCGAGCTCCTGAGCCTCTTTGACCTGAGCGTGGAGGTGCCCGCCAAGGCAGACCAATTGCGGCCATATCTCCACCACATTGCCCTGGAGGACATTGTCGACAGAGAGAGTGGCGAGCTCTTGTGCGAGAGGGACCAGGAGCTGACCGAGGACACTATTGCCCAACTGGACCGGTCCAGCATCGAGAAGGTGCGTTTGCTTCGTCCGGAGGGCCCTTCTGGCCCGGAGATCATCAGCAACACCCTTCGCAAGGACACGGCGCGGAGTGAGGAAGATGCTTTAGAGACCATTTATCGCCAGTTGCGGGCCGGCGAACCGCCAGATCTGGAGGCGGCACGCGGGCTTGTGGAACGTCTCTTCTTCAACCCGAAGCGTTACGACCTGGGCAGGGTGGGGCGTTACCGGCTGAACAAGAAGCTGGGTCTGGACATCCCTCTGGACGTGACGGTGCTCACCAAGGAGGATATCGTCGCTATCATCAAGTACTTGGTGGATCTGCGCGAAGGGACGCGCGAGGCAGACGATATCGACCACCTTGGCAACCGTCGGGTGCGGACTGTAGGCGAACAGCTGGCGCAGCAGATGAGCGTGGGGCTCTCGCGCATGGCGCGCACGATCAAGGAGCGCATGAACCTGCGGGAGAGCGAGAACCTCACCCCCCAAGACCTGGTGAACGCCCGTACCATCCTTTCGGTCATCAACACCTTCTTTGGCACCAGCCAGCTCTCTCAGTTCATGGATCAGACTAACCCGCTGGCTGAGCTGACCCACAAGCGCCGCTTGTCTGCCTTGGGTCCGGGCGGTCTGACCAGGGAGCGCGCCGGCTTCGAGGTGCGCGACGTCCACTACACGCATTACGGACGCCTCTGCCCCATTGAGACGCCGGAAGGCCCCAACATTGGCTTGATTTCCTCGCTCACCACCTACGGGCGGCTCAATGAGCTTGGGTTTATCGAGACGCCCTATCGAAAGGTGGTCAATGGTCGCGTCACCGACGAGATCGTCTACCTGGCTGCGGATGAGGAAGAGAACCAAATCGTGGCGCAGGCGAATGCGCCGTTGGACAAGGATGGCCGTTTTCTTCAGGATAGGGTGAAAGCCCGGCTGCGGGGTGACTTTCCGGTGGTGGCTCCCGAGCAGGTCAGCTACATGGATGTGTCACCCACGCAGACGGTTTCGGCGGCCGCGGCGCTCATCCCGTTCCTGGAACACGACGACGCCAACCGCGCCCTCATGGGCTCCAACATGCAGCGGCAGGCGGTACCCTTGCTCCGGCCGGAACTCCCTCTGGTCGGCACGGGACTTGAGGCTAAAGTGGCCCGGGACTCGCGAGCCCTGATCGTGTCCGACGTGGATGGGGTCGTCGAAGAAGTCGACGCCGACCACATCGTCATCCGCGTGGATCCTCCGACTGACCCGAAGAGCGCAGTGGAGGAGCTTTTGGACTTTGAGGACCGTAGCCGTCGGGTCTACCACCTGACCAAGTTCATGCGCACCAACCAAGACACTTGCATCAACCAGCGACCTCTGGTCACCCAGGGGCAGCGCGTGAGCAAGAATCAGGTGTTGGCCGATGGCTTTGCTACCGATCGCGGTGAGCTGGCACTTGGCCGCAATGTGTTGGTGGCGTTTGTGCCTTGGCGTGGCTACAACTTTGAAGACGCAATCATCGTGTCCGAACGCATTGTGCGGGAGGACATTTTCACGTCGCTGCACATCGAAGAGTTTGACCTGCAGGTGCGCGACACCAAGCGGGGCGAGGAAGAGCTGACCCGCGAGATCCCCAACGTCAGCGAAGACGCCACAAAGGACCTGGACGAAAACGGCGTGGTGCGCGTCGGGGCTGAGGTGCAGGCGGGGGACATCCTCGTCGGCAAGGTGACCCCCAAAGGCGAAACCGACCCGACCCCGGAAGAGAAACTGCTGAAAGCCATCTTCGGGGAGAAGGCAGGCGACGTGAAGGATGCTTCGCTCAAGGTACCGCCGGGCGTGAAGGGCATCGTCATTAACACGCGTCTGTTCACGCGGAAGAAAAAAGACGCGAAGAGCAAGAAGCAAGAGAAGAAAATGCTCGACGAGCTCACCCTCTGGCGCCAGGAGGAGGAGCAAAAGGCTCGTCGTCTGCGCGATGAGAAGCTGACCAAGGTGTTAGACGGCAAGACCGCACAGGTTGTGCGCGACATCCAGACCGATAAGGCGTTGATAAAGGCCAAGACTGTGCTTAAGGCCGACGGCAACTTGGCGCGAGTGGATTTTGAGCGCGTGAACTTTCAAGCCGAGGTCACGGATGACCCGGAGGCAAACCAGCTGGCGCGCGAGATCATTCGCCGCTACCAGCAGCGAATGGAGGCCATCGAGCAGGAATTTGAGCAGCGCAAGCTGAAGCTGACGATGGGTGATGAGCTCCCGCCCGGTATCGTACAATTGGCCAAGGTCTACGTCGCCAAGAAGCGCAAACTTTCAGTGGGCGACAAGATGGCGGGCCGGCACGGCAACAAGGGCGTGGTGTCCAAGATTGTGCCGGTAGAAGATATGCCTTTCCTGCCCGACGGCACGCCTGTAGACGTGGTGCTCAATCCTCTCGGCGTTCCGTCGCGTATGAATTTGGGCCAGATTTTGGAATGTAACCTTGGCTGGGCGGCGGCCAAACTCAATCAGCTGTACGCCTCGCCAGTGTTTGATGGGGCGACGTATGAGGAAGTCGTCGAAGAGCTGAAAAAGGCCGGACTTCCGCCCGACGGGAAGACGATCCTTTACGACGGGCGAACCGGCGAGCCGTTTGACCAGCCGGTGACGGTTGGTTATATGTATCTGATGAAGTTGTCGCACCTGGTGGAGGACAAGATTCACGCCCGCTCCATCGGGCCGTACTCGCTCATTACTCAGCAGCCTTTAGGAGGCAAGGCCCAGTTTGGTGGCCAGCGGTTCGGCGAGATGGAAGTGTGGGCCCTGGAGGCCTACGGCGCGGCACATACGCTGCAAGAGATCCTGACCGTCAAGTCCGACGACGTGCGCGGCCGTTCAAAGGTCTATGAGGCGATCGTCAAGGGCGACAACTTGCCAGAGCCAGGTCTGCCGGAATCTTTCAACGTGCTGATTCGCGAGCTGCAGGGCCTGGGTCTGGATGTGGAGCTCATCGATGGCAGGATGCCTCAGTGGGCGGTGCGCAAGAAGGGCTCTCAGGGGATGAAGCCCGTTGATGGTAAACCCGTGATTCAGGGTTAG